A window of the Scytonema millei VB511283 genome harbors these coding sequences:
- a CDS encoding NAD(P)/FAD-dependent oxidoreductase, translated as MVEPMKTPHKVVIVGGGFAGLYAAKALGKSGFDVTLVDKRNFHLFQPLLYQVATGTLSPADISSPLRAILNRQKNTRVLMGEVIDLDPQQQKIILRNGELAYDSLIVATGVSHHYFGNDNWAEVAPGLKTVEDALEMRRRIFLAFEAAEKETDPEKRRAWLTFAIAGGGPTGVELAGAIAELAYSTLKRDFRNIDTKETQILLIEGMDRILPPYDPKLSTQAAHSLERLGVTIKTKTLVTNVTEDAVTIRQGENIESIPTRTVLWAAGVKASSMGEAIAQRTGAQLDRAGRVIVEPDLSLANYSNIFIIGDLANYSHQDDKPLPGVAPVAMQEGQYVAELIQRRLQGQAVIPFRYVDIASLAVIGRNAAVVDLRFVKFSGIFAWLIWLFVHIYYLIEFDNKLVVIFQWGWNYFTRKRGARLITGEESLLQLGIDENGNYYAPSGDRSNVATTHT; from the coding sequence ATGGTAGAACCTATGAAAACTCCTCATAAAGTTGTCATCGTTGGTGGCGGCTTTGCGGGGCTGTATGCAGCCAAAGCATTAGGAAAAAGTGGTTTCGATGTCACTTTAGTGGATAAGCGGAATTTTCATCTGTTTCAACCCCTGCTCTATCAAGTTGCTACGGGGACTCTATCCCCAGCCGATATTTCGTCGCCGTTGCGGGCGATTTTGAATCGACAAAAAAACACGAGAGTGCTGATGGGCGAAGTCATCGATCTCGATCCTCAACAGCAAAAAATTATTTTGCGTAATGGAGAATTAGCCTACGATAGTCTGATTGTGGCGACTGGGGTAAGTCACCATTATTTCGGTAACGACAACTGGGCAGAAGTTGCACCAGGACTCAAAACTGTAGAAGATGCTTTAGAAATGCGGCGGCGGATTTTTCTAGCTTTTGAAGCAGCTGAAAAGGAAACCGATCCAGAAAAACGTCGCGCTTGGTTGACTTTTGCGATCGCGGGCGGAGGACCAACGGGAGTAGAATTAGCGGGGGCGATCGCGGAGCTTGCTTACAGTACTTTAAAACGCGATTTCCGCAATATTGACACCAAAGAAACCCAAATCTTGCTGATAGAGGGTATGGATCGTATCCTACCACCCTACGATCCAAAGTTATCGACTCAAGCAGCGCACTCTCTAGAGCGGTTGGGCGTGACAATTAAAACCAAAACTTTGGTTACGAACGTCACCGAGGATGCTGTAACGATCCGTCAAGGTGAGAATATTGAATCTATTCCCACGCGAACGGTTTTATGGGCGGCGGGTGTGAAGGCTTCATCGATGGGAGAAGCGATCGCCCAACGCACGGGGGCGCAACTCGATCGGGCGGGACGAGTCATTGTCGAACCCGATCTAAGTCTGGCTAACTATTCCAATATTTTCATCATTGGCGATTTGGCGAATTATTCGCACCAAGATGACAAGCCTTTACCAGGAGTCGCACCCGTAGCCATGCAAGAAGGGCAATATGTAGCAGAACTGATCCAACGCAGGCTTCAGGGACAAGCTGTCATTCCTTTCCGCTACGTTGATATCGCCAGCTTAGCGGTGATCGGACGTAATGCCGCAGTGGTAGATTTGCGATTCGTCAAGTTTTCGGGAATTTTCGCTTGGCTAATCTGGTTATTCGTCCATATTTACTACCTAATTGAATTTGACAATAAGTTGGTAGTAATTTTCCAGTGGGGCTGGAACTATTTTACCCGCAAGCGAGGAGCGAGATTAATTACTGGCGAAGAATCTTTACTTCAGTTGGGAATTGATGAAAACGGTAATTATTACGCGCCCTCAGGCGATCGCTCGAACGTAGCTACTACTCACACCTAG
- the zds gene encoding 9,9'-di-cis-zeta-carotene desaturase → MRVAIVGAGLAGLATAVTLADAGWEVEIYESRPFVGGKVGSWVDPNGNHVEMGLHVFFGNYYQLFELMKQVGAFEHLLRKEHVHNFINKGGRTGALDFRFITGAPFNGLKAFFTTSQLSLQDKVQNAIALATSPIVRGLIDFEGAMKTIRSLDNISFADWFRRQGGSNGSIKRMWNPIAYALGFIDCEHISARCMLTIFQMFAARSEASVLRMLEGSPDEFLHKPIVKYLEDRQVKIHTRRRVREIQFAEDRDETRVTGIVVANGETEETITADAYVCACDVPGVQRLLPAAWRQWSQFDNIYKLEAVPVATVQLRFDGWVTELQDAQKRQQLQQAAGIDNLLYTPDADFSCFADLALTSPTDYYREGQGSLLQLVLTPGDPFIKESNEAIAQHVLKQVHELFPSSRELNMTWYSVVKLAQSLYREAPGMEPYRPYQTTPVANFFLAGSYTQQDYIDSMEGATLSGRLAAKAILASEKLASQGELSAV, encoded by the coding sequence ATGCGGGTTGCGATTGTCGGTGCGGGGCTGGCTGGGCTAGCAACTGCCGTCACGTTGGCGGATGCTGGCTGGGAAGTAGAGATTTATGAGTCTCGCCCTTTTGTAGGTGGAAAAGTCGGGAGTTGGGTAGATCCCAATGGCAACCATGTTGAGATGGGGTTGCACGTCTTTTTTGGCAATTATTACCAGCTATTTGAATTGATGAAGCAGGTAGGGGCATTTGAACACCTACTGCGAAAAGAACACGTGCATAATTTTATTAATAAAGGCGGACGCACCGGAGCGTTAGATTTTCGGTTTATTACAGGTGCGCCGTTTAATGGATTAAAAGCCTTTTTCACCACTTCGCAGCTGTCACTACAAGATAAAGTCCAAAATGCGATCGCCCTCGCTACTAGCCCTATAGTAAGGGGTTTAATCGACTTTGAGGGAGCAATGAAAACAATCCGCAGCCTCGACAATATCAGTTTTGCTGACTGGTTCCGCCGTCAGGGTGGCAGCAATGGCAGTATCAAACGGATGTGGAACCCGATCGCCTATGCTTTAGGTTTTATTGACTGCGAGCATATTTCTGCTCGTTGTATGTTGACAATTTTCCAAATGTTTGCTGCTCGAAGCGAGGCTTCTGTATTGCGGATGTTGGAAGGTTCGCCGGATGAGTTTTTGCACAAACCAATTGTGAAGTATCTAGAGGATAGGCAGGTCAAAATTCACACGCGGCGGCGAGTCAGAGAAATTCAGTTTGCCGAAGATAGGGACGAAACCCGCGTCACGGGTATAGTTGTTGCTAATGGCGAGACAGAAGAAACAATTACTGCCGATGCCTATGTGTGTGCTTGCGACGTACCAGGAGTTCAACGGCTCTTACCTGCGGCATGGCGGCAATGGTCGCAATTTGACAACATCTATAAGTTAGAAGCAGTACCAGTAGCAACGGTACAATTGCGGTTTGATGGTTGGGTGACAGAACTGCAAGACGCTCAAAAACGCCAGCAATTGCAGCAAGCCGCAGGCATCGATAATTTACTGTATACGCCGGATGCCGATTTTTCTTGCTTTGCAGATTTGGCTTTAACTAGCCCGACAGATTATTACCGCGAGGGACAGGGTTCTTTACTGCAACTGGTACTAACACCAGGCGATCCTTTTATTAAAGAAAGTAACGAGGCGATCGCCCAACACGTCCTCAAGCAAGTCCACGAACTATTCCCCTCGTCGCGGGAGTTAAATATGACTTGGTATAGCGTTGTCAAGTTAGCGCAGTCTCTCTATCGCGAAGCACCAGGGATGGAACCGTATCGTCCTTATCAAACTACGCCAGTCGCGAATTTCTTCCTTGCGGGGAGCTACACCCAGCAAGACTACATCGATAGTATGGAAGGGGCAACACTTTCGGGGCGATTGGCAGCGAAAGCAATTCTGGCAAGTGAAAAACTAGCCAGCCAAGGCGAGTTGTCGGCTGTATAG
- a CDS encoding SRPBCC family protein: MPDWLEHSVQVEVPVPIDQVWELWSDLEQMPRWMKWIESVKVLEDNPELSRWHLNTGGLQFDWHSRILKKVPNQIIQWESVDGLPNQGAIRFYDRHTSTIVKLSVAYAFPGILGKIMDSLFLGRAVESTLQANMERFRDYAIQAQAQKQEVGC; the protein is encoded by the coding sequence ATGCCAGATTGGTTAGAGCATAGCGTACAGGTTGAAGTGCCAGTTCCTATTGACCAAGTATGGGAATTGTGGTCAGATCTGGAGCAGATGCCGCGTTGGATGAAGTGGATTGAGTCGGTAAAAGTGCTGGAGGATAACCCTGAGTTGTCCCGTTGGCATTTGAATACGGGGGGATTGCAGTTCGACTGGCATTCGCGCATTTTGAAGAAAGTACCAAATCAAATTATTCAATGGGAATCTGTGGATGGTCTGCCAAATCAAGGTGCAATTCGGTTTTACGATCGCCACACTAGTACCATTGTTAAGCTCAGCGTCGCCTATGCCTTTCCAGGGATTTTAGGCAAAATTATGGATAGCCTATTTTTAGGTCGTGCGGTCGAATCGACGCTGCAAGCCAATATGGAAAGATTTCGCGATTATGCCATTCAAGCTCAAGCCCAAAAGCAAGAGGTTGGGTGTTAG
- a CDS encoding DUF4112 domain-containing protein: MSRTSPIPVVTNHPRLAIIQRLRKLTHLMDNAIAIPGTKFRIGLDPILGLLPGAGDFIGTALSAYIVLEAVRLGLPKETLGKMVSNILLESVVGTVPIVGDWFDFAWKANVKNLELIETHLGVTNISKPANRWLMFLLVIGFLIIGIGLVTLSVLVFKLLLNAVTS; this comes from the coding sequence ATGTCTCGGACTTCGCCAATTCCTGTTGTGACAAATCATCCCCGGCTTGCTATTATTCAACGCTTGCGTAAACTAACACACCTAATGGATAATGCGATCGCAATTCCAGGGACGAAGTTTCGCATCGGTTTAGACCCCATTTTAGGATTGTTACCAGGAGCGGGAGATTTTATCGGCACGGCGCTTTCTGCATACATAGTACTAGAAGCCGTGCGCTTGGGACTTCCCAAAGAGACGCTGGGAAAAATGGTGAGTAATATTCTTTTAGAAAGCGTAGTTGGTACTGTTCCAATTGTGGGCGACTGGTTTGATTTCGCTTGGAAAGCCAACGTTAAGAACTTGGAGCTAATAGAAACACATTTAGGGGTAACAAATATCAGCAAGCCTGCCAATCGCTGGTTGATGTTTTTACTGGTGATAGGGTTCTTAATTATTGGTATAGGTTTAGTAACCTTGAGTGTGCTAGTTTTTAAACTGCTCTTAAATGCAGTGACTAGCTAA
- a CDS encoding alpha/beta fold hydrolase: MKDWWQVTFPQGRQTLKIIDANGYPVSIAYGEKGTGKPLFLIHGIGSWSYNWRYSVEPLSKYFRVICFDAKGYGFSEKPLRRERHDHQLIELSRIVSGLCNEPAIIVAESLGALVSLGLALAYPQLIEKLIVVNVPIFPERLPHWGMWLLSQLPTEIVKAIDSTRFPYFFAPVMRELMRLERRSVLFDPSMLTDEDVYWLTYPFVEFPGTIAKVAEDLQIAAAEIEHLQAKKTSLITKIQNHLHKIKCPTLILWGKQDSWFPCSDGEKLRSRIPNAQLKILPNCGHDASAGANQAVNAAVLEFLRGSRESGVGEWESGKRAGGTGEAEGAQGC; encoded by the coding sequence ATGAAGGACTGGTGGCAGGTAACTTTTCCCCAGGGGAGACAAACATTAAAAATTATCGATGCGAATGGCTACCCAGTTTCTATTGCTTACGGAGAGAAAGGCACGGGTAAGCCACTATTTTTAATACATGGAATTGGCAGTTGGAGTTACAACTGGCGTTATAGCGTCGAACCCTTATCGAAATACTTTCGCGTTATTTGTTTCGATGCTAAAGGTTACGGGTTTTCGGAAAAACCATTACGCAGAGAAAGACACGATCACCAATTGATCGAGCTATCGCGGATTGTGAGCGGCTTGTGCAACGAACCAGCCATCATCGTTGCAGAATCACTAGGTGCATTAGTAAGTTTGGGGCTGGCGCTTGCTTATCCTCAACTGATCGAAAAGTTAATCGTTGTCAATGTTCCAATTTTTCCCGAACGCCTACCGCATTGGGGTATGTGGTTGCTATCGCAATTACCAACAGAAATAGTCAAAGCGATCGATTCAACTCGGTTTCCATATTTTTTTGCCCCCGTCATGCGGGAATTGATGCGATTAGAGCGGCGCTCTGTACTATTCGATCCCTCAATGTTGACAGACGAAGATGTCTATTGGCTGACCTATCCATTTGTAGAATTTCCTGGGACGATCGCCAAAGTTGCAGAAGACTTACAAATTGCAGCAGCGGAAATCGAACACTTACAGGCAAAAAAAACAAGCTTAATTACTAAAATTCAAAATCATTTACACAAAATTAAATGTCCCACCTTAATTTTATGGGGAAAACAAGATAGCTGGTTTCCATGTAGCGATGGTGAGAAATTGCGATCGCGTATCCCCAACGCTCAATTAAAAATTCTGCCAAACTGCGGTCACGATGCCTCCGCTGGTGCGAATCAAGCGGTGAATGCGGCAGTGTTGGAGTTTCTGAGGGGGAGTCGGGAGTCGGGAGTGGGAGAGTGGGAGTCGGGGAAGAGAGCTGGGGGAACTGGGGAGGCTGAGGGAGCGCAAGGTTGCTGA
- the trxB gene encoding thioredoxin-disulfide reductase, with the protein MTNPAVENLVIIGSGPAGYTAAIYAARANLKPVVFEGFQAGGLPGGQLMTTTEVENFPGFPEGITGPELMDRMKAQAERWGAELYTEDVIAVDLSQRPFTVRSEEREFKTNSIVIATGATAKRLGLPCEHQFWSRGISACAICDGATPIFHRAKLAVIGAGDSAAEESIYLTKYGDEVHMLVRGDKMRASKAMQDRVLNNPKITVHWNTEAVDVFGNEKHMEGLLIRNNKTGEESKLDVRGLFYAIGHNPNTSLFKGQLELDDVGYIVTKHGSVETSVEGVFAAGDVQDHEYRQAITAAGSGCMAAMLAERWLSASGSIQEFHQKPETPNNELEHQAKQAATPEEFDLAQTRHHGGYALRKLFHDSDRLLMVKYVSPGCGPCHTLKPILDKVVDEFDGKIHFVEIDIQADPDIAENAQVTGTPTIQFFKDKELLSETKGVKQKSQYRQLIESYLN; encoded by the coding sequence ATGACCAATCCTGCTGTTGAGAACTTAGTGATTATTGGCTCTGGACCCGCTGGATACACGGCAGCTATCTATGCAGCGCGGGCAAACCTCAAACCTGTTGTCTTTGAAGGCTTTCAAGCAGGGGGCTTACCTGGCGGACAGCTGATGACGACGACAGAAGTAGAAAACTTTCCTGGCTTTCCAGAAGGAATTACAGGACCGGAACTAATGGATCGGATGAAGGCTCAGGCAGAACGCTGGGGAGCAGAGTTATACACCGAAGACGTAATTGCAGTTGACTTGTCGCAGCGTCCTTTTACCGTCCGTTCTGAGGAGCGGGAATTCAAGACGAATAGCATTGTAATTGCGACTGGAGCCACAGCAAAGCGTTTGGGACTACCTTGCGAACATCAGTTTTGGAGCCGAGGCATATCGGCTTGTGCAATCTGTGATGGCGCTACACCAATCTTTCACAGAGCAAAATTAGCCGTGATCGGTGCTGGTGACTCCGCCGCTGAAGAATCGATCTACCTAACTAAATATGGCGACGAGGTACACATGTTAGTGCGGGGTGACAAAATGCGTGCTAGTAAAGCGATGCAAGACCGCGTTTTGAACAATCCTAAAATTACCGTTCACTGGAATACGGAAGCAGTAGATGTGTTTGGCAACGAAAAGCACATGGAAGGCTTGCTGATCCGTAATAACAAAACAGGTGAAGAAAGCAAGCTAGACGTGCGGGGTTTATTCTACGCGATCGGTCACAATCCCAACACATCTCTATTTAAAGGTCAATTGGAATTAGATGATGTGGGATACATTGTTACCAAACACGGTTCTGTAGAAACCAGTGTCGAAGGAGTATTCGCGGCTGGAGACGTGCAAGACCACGAATATCGCCAAGCGATTACGGCTGCTGGTAGCGGTTGTATGGCAGCAATGTTAGCAGAACGGTGGTTATCTGCAAGTGGATCGATCCAAGAATTTCACCAAAAACCAGAGACTCCCAATAACGAATTGGAGCATCAAGCCAAGCAAGCCGCCACGCCAGAAGAGTTCGATCTCGCTCAGACACGGCATCATGGTGGTTATGCTTTACGCAAACTATTCCACGATAGCGATCGCCTGCTAATGGTGAAATACGTCTCGCCTGGATGCGGACCTTGTCATACGCTCAAACCGATTCTCGATAAAGTTGTCGATGAGTTTGACGGCAAGATTCACTTCGTCGAAATTGACATTCAAGCAGACCCCGATATTGCCGAGAACGCTCAAGTCACGGGAACGCCAACGATTCAATTCTTTAAAGATAAAGAGTTGCTGAGCGAAACCAAAGGCGTAAAGCAAAAGAGTCAATATCGCCAGTTGATTGAAAGCTACCTGAATTAA
- the ppsA gene encoding phosphoenolpyruvate synthase has translation MVTAVTETTSPAAKERSLVLWFEEVGIHDLALVGGKNASLGEMIQQLTPQGINVPNGFAITAYAYRYYIQQTGLDTKLRSLFADLDVEDLNNLRQRGKQARSMLRYTPFPKDLKEAIASAYEKLCENYGIDTDVAVRSSATAEDLPDASFAGQQESYLNINGVEGVLVACHRCFASLFTDRAISYRHSRGFDHFSVALSIGVQKMVRSDLAASGVMFSIDTETGFKNAALITAAYGLGENIVQGAINPDEYYVFKPTLKAGFRPILGKRLGSKEFKMVYDTGGSKVTRNVPVVPSDRGKYALNDAEVLQLARWACIIEDHYSKVRGTYTPMDIEWAKDGVTEQLFIVQARPETVQSQKSLNVLRSYHLVGANGNTPIITGRSVGEAIGQGKVKVITDVHRLDHFQTGDVLVTDKTDPDWEPILKKASAIVTNQGGRTCHAAIIAREIGIPAIVGCGDATSVLHSGQEVTVSCAEGDEGKVYQGLLPFEVREVPLDNLPRTRTKIMMNVGNPAEAFSFSAIPNDGVGLARLEFIIANYIKIHPLALLHFDRLEDEAEKAKIAEMTAFFAEKPQYFIEKLAQGAATLAAAFYPNPVVVRMSDFKSNEYANLLGGKQFEPKEENPMLGWRGAARYYDPRYRDAFALECQAIAQVRQEMGLTNLIPMIPFCRTPEEGRKVLAEMAKHGLERGKDGLEIYVMCELPNNVLMAEEFSEVFDGFSIGSNDLTQLTIGLDRDSALVAGLFDERTPGVKRLVQMAIATAKAKGRKIGICGQAPSDYPEFAQFLVEQGIDSMSLNPDSVLKTLLMVAEVEEKLGRGC, from the coding sequence ATGGTAACGGCGGTGACAGAAACGACCTCCCCAGCAGCAAAAGAGCGATCGCTCGTTCTCTGGTTTGAAGAGGTAGGAATTCACGATCTGGCTTTGGTAGGTGGGAAAAATGCTTCTTTAGGGGAAATGATCCAACAACTCACACCCCAAGGTATTAACGTCCCTAACGGCTTTGCGATTACTGCCTATGCCTATCGCTATTACATTCAGCAAACTGGTTTAGACACCAAATTGCGATCGCTATTTGCCGATTTGGATGTGGAAGATCTAAATAACTTACGCCAACGCGGTAAACAAGCAAGATCTATGCTGCGGTACACGCCTTTCCCGAAAGACTTAAAAGAGGCGATCGCGTCTGCCTACGAAAAGTTATGCGAAAATTACGGGATTGACACTGATGTTGCCGTTCGTTCTAGCGCCACAGCCGAAGACTTACCAGATGCTAGTTTTGCCGGACAGCAAGAATCCTACCTCAATATCAACGGCGTTGAAGGCGTACTAGTTGCCTGTCATCGTTGTTTTGCTTCCCTATTTACCGATCGCGCCATCTCCTATCGTCACAGCCGAGGTTTTGACCATTTCAGTGTTGCCCTCTCGATTGGCGTGCAAAAAATGGTACGTTCTGACTTAGCTGCTTCTGGGGTGATGTTTTCCATCGATACGGAGACTGGATTTAAAAATGCAGCACTAATCACAGCCGCCTATGGATTAGGCGAAAATATCGTCCAAGGGGCAATTAACCCCGACGAATACTACGTCTTCAAACCTACACTAAAAGCAGGATTTCGCCCGATTTTAGGCAAAAGATTGGGTTCTAAAGAATTCAAAATGGTCTACGATACAGGCGGATCGAAAGTTACCAGAAACGTTCCCGTGGTACCTAGCGATCGCGGTAAATATGCCTTGAATGACGCAGAGGTTTTACAATTAGCGCGATGGGCTTGCATTATTGAAGATCATTACTCCAAAGTCCGCGGTACTTATACCCCGATGGATATTGAGTGGGCAAAAGACGGCGTAACCGAACAATTATTTATCGTCCAAGCCCGCCCCGAAACCGTACAATCGCAGAAAAGCCTCAATGTTCTACGCAGCTATCACTTAGTCGGGGCTAATGGTAATACACCTATAATTACAGGTCGCAGTGTCGGTGAGGCGATCGGTCAAGGGAAAGTTAAAGTCATTACAGACGTGCATAGACTCGACCATTTCCAAACTGGAGATGTGTTAGTTACTGATAAAACAGACCCCGACTGGGAACCTATTTTAAAAAAAGCCAGCGCAATCGTGACAAATCAAGGTGGTAGAACTTGTCACGCTGCAATTATCGCCAGAGAAATTGGGATTCCGGCGATCGTCGGTTGTGGCGATGCTACTAGCGTGTTGCATTCTGGGCAAGAAGTCACGGTTTCCTGTGCTGAAGGCGATGAAGGGAAAGTTTACCAGGGATTATTACCGTTTGAAGTTCGAGAAGTTCCCTTAGACAACCTGCCCCGCACTCGTACCAAAATTATGATGAACGTGGGCAATCCTGCGGAAGCTTTCAGCTTCTCGGCAATTCCTAACGATGGTGTGGGCTTGGCACGGTTAGAGTTTATTATTGCCAACTATATTAAGATTCATCCCTTGGCACTGCTACATTTCGATCGCCTAGAGGATGAAGCAGAAAAAGCCAAAATTGCCGAGATGACAGCATTCTTTGCTGAGAAGCCCCAGTATTTTATTGAGAAATTAGCCCAAGGTGCAGCGACGCTAGCGGCTGCTTTTTACCCTAACCCCGTTGTTGTACGGATGAGCGACTTTAAATCAAATGAATATGCCAATTTACTCGGTGGAAAGCAGTTTGAACCCAAGGAAGAAAACCCGATGCTGGGGTGGCGGGGGGCAGCGCGTTACTACGATCCGCGTTATCGCGATGCTTTTGCTTTAGAATGTCAGGCGATCGCGCAGGTACGACAAGAGATGGGGTTAACCAATTTAATTCCCATGATTCCTTTTTGCCGCACTCCCGAAGAAGGGCGTAAAGTCTTAGCAGAAATGGCAAAACACGGTTTAGAACGGGGTAAGGATGGATTAGAAATCTACGTCATGTGCGAGTTGCCCAACAACGTTCTGATGGCGGAGGAATTTAGCGAAGTCTTTGATGGATTTTCCATTGGTTCTAACGATTTAACTCAGCTGACAATTGGATTAGACCGAGATTCGGCTTTGGTGGCAGGTTTATTTGACGAACGCACGCCAGGAGTTAAGCGATTGGTGCAAATGGCGATCGCTACTGCTAAAGCTAAAGGTCGTAAAATTGGGATCTGCGGTCAAGCTCCCAGCGATTATCCAGAATTTGCTCAGTTTTTGGTAGAACAGGGAATAGATTCTATGAGCCTCAACCCCGACTCCGTACTCAAAACTCTGCTGATGGTAGCAGAAGTAGAAGAGAAGCTGGGTCGCGGGTGCTAA